In Deinococcus sonorensis KR-87, a single window of DNA contains:
- a CDS encoding alpha/beta fold hydrolase, with protein sequence MNRIRRCMLSVLTLVLSGAALAQSGADPSRLPLPGAVQLQVRGHALAVRCVGAGSPTVVLLTGQGVPAVSWAAAPPAELQPEVMLHPPFGARQPVQPAVAGAARVCVYDRPGLGSSGPLKDASPRSIGDAVGDLHALLAALSPDAPVVLAGHSVGGLIAFEYTRAHPGRVAGLVLIDATHPDERSRLSWLFPANEAAEDRTIARHPEHLDARPATSQGVNAVPPGVFGDLPLVVLTRTQGLTAAELPPVGPGPSPKSLGRWRRDLWTMAAEYASASSVGTLMTAGASGHFIGFDQPDLVVTAIDQVLRDARARTNGAAR encoded by the coding sequence ATGAACCGAATCCGACGATGCATGCTGAGTGTCCTCACGCTGGTCCTTTCCGGGGCGGCCCTCGCCCAGTCCGGCGCTGACCCGTCGCGGCTTCCCCTGCCCGGCGCGGTGCAGCTGCAGGTGCGCGGCCATGCCCTGGCGGTGCGCTGCGTGGGCGCCGGCTCACCGACCGTGGTGCTGCTGACGGGGCAGGGGGTTCCGGCCGTCTCCTGGGCCGCGGCGCCCCCGGCTGAGCTGCAACCGGAGGTCATGCTTCATCCGCCCTTCGGGGCCCGGCAGCCGGTGCAGCCGGCCGTCGCCGGGGCAGCGCGCGTGTGCGTGTACGACCGCCCGGGGCTGGGGAGCAGTGGGCCGCTGAAGGACGCCTCACCCCGGAGCATCGGGGACGCCGTGGGCGACCTGCACGCCCTCCTGGCGGCGCTCAGTCCGGACGCCCCGGTGGTGCTCGCCGGACATTCGGTGGGCGGCCTCATCGCCTTTGAGTACACCCGGGCGCATCCGGGGCGGGTCGCTGGCCTGGTCCTGATCGACGCGACTCACCCGGATGAGCGGTCCAGACTGTCCTGGCTGTTTCCAGCGAACGAGGCGGCCGAGGACCGGACCATCGCGCGCCACCCTGAACACCTCGATGCCCGTCCGGCCACGTCCCAGGGAGTGAACGCCGTCCCGCCCGGCGTGTTCGGCGACTTGCCGCTGGTGGTGCTGACCCGCACCCAGGGCCTGACCGCGGCGGAGCTTCCGCCGGTCGGCCCTGGGCCTTCGCCGAAGTCGCTGGGGCGCTGGCGACGGGACCTGTGGACCATGGCGGCCGAGTACGCCTCGGCGTCGTCGGTTGGAACGCTGATGACGGCAGGCGCCAGCGGGCACTTCATCGGCTTTGACCAGCCGGACCTGGTGGTGACGGCGATTGACCAGGTGCTGCGGGACGCGCGTGCCCGCACGAACGGGGCGGCGCGGTGA
- a CDS encoding DUF1517 domain-containing protein, which yields MAILLVVGTLLAFVLFAALYEAWAGRRRNAMAVRIQVLFEHGEDVKRSLQRLARRHDPDAQDALITLLRESAQLVLHDREDWAYGTVDRQAVVGEDAANSLVGQWATTARAAFETQTTSQYQNGDASHGYRHEPSTPGKVGGLYLAVTVCASTSGLTFPEAPGETARDVETALQTLCGVESGQLLRLEVVWSPDGDGELLSEDQAIRRYPTLTPVRWAHG from the coding sequence ATGGCCATCCTCCTGGTGGTGGGGACGCTGTTGGCGTTCGTGCTCTTCGCCGCGCTGTACGAGGCGTGGGCGGGACGTCGACGGAACGCCATGGCCGTGCGGATTCAGGTGCTGTTCGAGCACGGCGAGGACGTGAAGCGCTCGCTGCAGCGCCTTGCCCGCCGCCACGACCCGGACGCGCAGGACGCGCTGATCACGCTGCTGCGCGAAAGCGCGCAGCTGGTGCTGCACGACCGGGAGGACTGGGCGTACGGCACGGTGGACCGTCAGGCGGTGGTGGGGGAGGACGCGGCGAACTCGCTGGTGGGACAGTGGGCGACGACCGCGCGCGCCGCGTTCGAGACGCAGACCACCAGCCAGTACCAGAACGGTGATGCTTCGCACGGCTACCGGCACGAACCCTCTACCCCAGGGAAGGTGGGCGGCCTGTACCTGGCCGTCACCGTCTGCGCTTCGACCTCCGGGCTGACGTTCCCCGAAGCTCCAGGGGAGACAGCGCGCGACGTGGAGACGGCGCTGCAGACGCTCTGCGGCGTGGAAAGTGGACAGCTCCTGCGCCTGGAGGTGGTGTGGAGTCCGGACGGCGACGGCGAGTTGCTGAGCGAAGACCAGGCGATCCGCCGCTATCCCACGCTGACGCCCGTCCGATGGGCACACGGATGA
- a CDS encoding dihydrofolate reductase family protein — MRKLIVTEFLTLDGVYEEATPWRQGYRTEDSTFKRDELFDAGALLLGRVTYEGFARYWPNATETGAFGERMNHLPKFVATTTLTDLSWNATPLHGDVVEAVQTLKAQDGGHLLTYGSGTFVQTLLRHGLVDELRLMMYPVVLGSGKRLFGGGDRLTMQLASSKELGDGVLLLTYVRDTEARGDQVPSSQ, encoded by the coding sequence ATGCGTAAACTGATCGTCACTGAGTTTCTGACCCTCGACGGCGTGTACGAGGAAGCCACACCCTGGCGACAGGGCTACCGCACCGAGGACAGCACGTTTAAGCGCGACGAACTGTTTGACGCCGGCGCCCTGCTGCTGGGCCGCGTGACCTATGAGGGCTTCGCCCGGTACTGGCCGAACGCGACCGAAACCGGGGCGTTCGGCGAGCGGATGAACCACCTCCCAAAGTTCGTCGCCACCACGACCCTCACCGACCTGTCGTGGAACGCCACTCCCCTCCACGGTGATGTCGTGGAGGCGGTTCAGACACTCAAGGCGCAGGACGGCGGCCATCTGCTGACCTACGGCAGCGGCACCTTCGTGCAGACGCTGCTGCGCCACGGCCTGGTCGACGAACTGCGGCTGATGATGTATCCGGTGGTGCTGGGGAGCGGCAAACGGCTGTTTGGAGGCGGCGACCGGCTGACGATGCAGCTTGCCTCATCGAAGGAGCTCGGGGACGGGGTACTGCTCCTGACCTATGTGCGTGACACGGAAGCCAGAGGCGACCAGGTTCCATCGTCCCAGTGA
- a CDS encoding dihydrofolate reductase family protein encodes MARLVYGMNQSLDGYVDHQAFLPSSTLFRHFIEEVQGQAGGIYGRRMYEVMRYWDEDQPEWDAEEHAFAAAWRNRPKWVVSRSLTSVGPNATLITADVEGTVRALKAERDGRIEVAGPQLAHHLTALGLIDEYRMYVHPVVLGHGTPYFAGQRPPLRLMAADRMDEQVIRLTYEPA; translated from the coding sequence ATGGCCAGGCTCGTGTACGGAATGAACCAGTCACTGGACGGCTACGTGGATCATCAGGCGTTTCTGCCAAGTTCCACGCTCTTCCGCCACTTCATTGAAGAGGTTCAGGGGCAGGCGGGCGGCATCTACGGCCGCCGGATGTATGAGGTGATGCGGTACTGGGACGAGGATCAGCCTGAATGGGACGCCGAGGAACACGCCTTCGCGGCGGCGTGGCGCAACCGGCCAAAATGGGTCGTTTCACGCTCTCTGACGTCGGTCGGTCCGAACGCCACGCTGATCACCGCTGATGTTGAGGGGACGGTCCGCGCACTGAAAGCCGAGCGCGACGGGCGGATCGAGGTGGCTGGCCCACAACTGGCACACCACCTCACTGCTCTCGGGCTGATCGACGAGTACCGCATGTACGTGCACCCGGTGGTGCTGGGGCACGGCACACCGTATTTCGCCGGTCAGCGGCCACCGCTGCGCCTGATGGCCGCCGACCGGATGGACGAGCAGGTCATCCGGTTGACCTACGAGCCGGCCTGA
- a CDS encoding response regulator — translation MPGTASRPHHPGTVMLVEDLTAIRTLQRFLLHRSGLEVVECADLPEAESALSRFAPGVVVLDLNLPGGHGLNLLEHIDRSVTNVLVMSSMAQQHTIETSRVRGDAYLSKPFDPAVFVDTVQRLLP, via the coding sequence ATGCCCGGCACCGCCTCCCGCCCACACCATCCCGGTACCGTGATGCTGGTCGAGGACCTCACCGCCATCCGCACCCTCCAGCGGTTCCTGCTGCACCGCAGCGGGCTGGAGGTCGTCGAGTGCGCCGACCTCCCGGAAGCCGAGTCCGCGTTGAGCCGCTTCGCCCCGGGGGTGGTGGTCCTGGACCTGAACCTCCCCGGCGGCCATGGCCTGAATCTGCTGGAGCATATCGACCGCTCCGTCACGAACGTGCTGGTGATGAGCAGCATGGCCCAGCAGCACACCATCGAAACCAGCCGGGTGCGCGGCGACGCGTACCTGTCCAAGCCGTTTGATCCGGCGGTGTTCGTCGACACGGTCCAGAGGTTGCTGCCCTGA
- a CDS encoding HEAT repeat domain-containing protein, translated as MLGFGLLALAISLILTLLMLATGFTLLETHLQPHRGVTWPLLVFTCVSGGLFCVVLSGLQFVQLALAHRSAASSHSGELWWSERLIAWVYAGEPTPRPLDRAGVATLLKLRDAMHGEDSDRLRDLYRQEGWLARDLRHLNRPISSTLLRAEAIERLALLRDPDALDTLIRQLGHRHPEVRSLALLAIARSIGRLPAGHPEQHSASLAVHAALTGGTFSVGQAQEALTLMDGHGLTLSRALLLQSSPTLQLVVLEVLARRRSAELHTDVMPLLHAAHPELRAGALKVLSRSGQLPPAAHAPVLALTQDPVSFVRLQATSAAALLQPLPEPDLWTLIGDPHWWVRRAAAHGLGRSDAGRAVLTRAGAAHPDRYARDIANDTLADLRARALP; from the coding sequence ATGCTGGGCTTCGGCCTGCTGGCGCTCGCCATCAGCCTGATCCTCACGCTGCTGATGCTCGCCACCGGCTTCACCCTGCTCGAAACGCACCTGCAGCCGCACCGTGGCGTCACCTGGCCGCTGCTGGTGTTCACCTGCGTGTCCGGCGGTCTGTTCTGCGTGGTGCTCAGCGGCCTGCAGTTCGTGCAGCTGGCCCTGGCGCACCGCAGCGCCGCCTCCAGCCACAGCGGCGAACTGTGGTGGAGCGAACGCCTGATTGCGTGGGTGTACGCTGGCGAGCCCACGCCACGGCCGCTGGACCGCGCCGGCGTCGCGACGCTGCTGAAGCTGCGCGACGCGATGCACGGCGAGGACTCGGATCGCCTGCGTGACCTCTACCGCCAGGAAGGCTGGCTGGCCCGGGACCTGCGGCACCTCAACCGCCCCATCAGCTCCACCCTGCTGCGCGCGGAGGCCATCGAGCGCCTCGCCCTGCTGCGCGACCCGGACGCGCTGGACACCCTGATCCGCCAGCTGGGGCATCGCCATCCGGAGGTGCGCTCCCTGGCCCTGCTGGCCATCGCCCGCTCCATCGGCCGGCTGCCGGCGGGCCACCCGGAACAGCACAGCGCCAGCCTGGCCGTGCACGCCGCGCTGACCGGCGGCACCTTCAGCGTCGGCCAGGCGCAGGAGGCCCTGACCCTGATGGACGGCCACGGCCTGACGCTCTCGCGCGCGCTGCTGCTTCAATCGTCCCCGACGCTGCAGCTGGTGGTGCTGGAGGTGCTGGCCCGGCGCCGCTCCGCCGAGCTGCACACGGACGTGATGCCGCTGCTGCACGCCGCGCACCCGGAACTGCGGGCCGGCGCCCTGAAGGTGCTGTCGCGCAGCGGACAGCTTCCGCCCGCGGCCCACGCGCCGGTGTTGGCGCTGACCCAGGACCCGGTGTCCTTCGTTCGGCTGCAGGCCACCAGCGCCGCCGCCCTGCTCCAGCCGCTCCCGGAACCGGACCTGTGGACGTTGATCGGCGACCCGCACTGGTGGGTGCGCCGCGCGGCCGCTCATGGCCTGGGCCGCAGCGACGCCGGACGGGCCGTGCTGACCCGTGCCGGGGCGGCGCACCCGGACCGCTACGCCCGCGATATCGCCAACGACACCCTGGCCGACCTGCGCGCCCGCGCCCTGCCATGA
- a CDS encoding glycosyltransferase family 2 protein codes for MIEVLEVLILVYFTVLNTFYAVAVSVATRELSYHIRRRQSVGLTELLNREFYKPVSILVPAYNEEETIQASVDSFLALQYPEYEVIVVNDGSRDGTLATLIRAYDLIETNRNASKTLATRPVRTIYRSRTRPNLTVIDKENGGKADALNVGLTYATFPLFCAVDADSLLDAEALLRLARRFVENDRLIAAGGSVRVMNGSVLKDGRVTELQLPQRWIERVQVVEYARAFLAGRTTFSALGLLLIISGAFGLFKRSVVIEAGGFLEGTVGEDMELVMRLHRRMRDQRQPYDVEFDLDPVCWTQAPDSWKVLRSQRDRWQRGLWEGLLHHRRMWFNPKYGRIGMIAIPYYLLFEALSPLIEVGGYAFMLILALTGHLNLTFVLLFLLLALLYGTVVSVAALSIELFMRVHYARPQHRLQLLLTALLENFGFRQWHAWVRFRATLKLGQKKGQWGAMTRQKITARK; via the coding sequence ATGATCGAGGTCCTGGAAGTCCTGATTCTGGTGTACTTCACGGTGCTGAACACCTTCTACGCCGTGGCGGTCTCGGTCGCCACCCGCGAACTCAGCTACCACATCCGCCGGCGACAGAGCGTCGGCCTGACCGAACTGCTCAACCGCGAGTTCTACAAACCGGTCAGCATCTTGGTGCCCGCCTACAACGAGGAGGAGACCATCCAGGCGAGCGTGGACTCGTTTCTGGCGCTGCAGTACCCGGAGTACGAGGTCATTGTCGTCAACGACGGCAGCCGCGACGGCACCCTCGCCACCCTGATCCGCGCGTATGACCTGATCGAAACCAACCGCAACGCCTCGAAGACGCTGGCGACCCGCCCGGTGCGGACCATCTACCGCAGCCGCACCCGGCCGAACCTCACGGTGATCGACAAGGAGAACGGCGGCAAGGCCGACGCGCTGAACGTCGGCCTCACCTACGCGACCTTCCCGCTGTTCTGCGCGGTGGACGCCGACAGCCTCCTCGACGCCGAGGCGCTGCTGCGGCTCGCGCGCCGCTTCGTGGAGAACGACCGCCTGATCGCCGCCGGGGGCAGCGTCCGGGTGATGAACGGCAGCGTCCTGAAGGACGGCCGGGTGACGGAGCTGCAGCTTCCGCAGCGCTGGATTGAACGCGTTCAGGTGGTGGAGTACGCGCGCGCCTTCCTGGCCGGGCGCACCACCTTCAGCGCCCTGGGCCTGCTGCTGATCATCTCCGGCGCGTTCGGGCTGTTCAAGCGCAGCGTGGTGATCGAGGCGGGCGGCTTTCTGGAGGGCACGGTGGGCGAGGACATGGAACTGGTCATGCGACTGCACCGCCGGATGCGCGACCAGCGCCAGCCGTACGACGTCGAGTTCGACCTGGACCCGGTCTGCTGGACCCAGGCGCCCGACAGCTGGAAGGTGCTGCGCTCGCAACGCGACCGCTGGCAGCGCGGCCTGTGGGAGGGCCTGCTGCACCACCGCCGGATGTGGTTCAACCCGAAGTACGGGCGCATCGGGATGATCGCCATTCCCTACTACCTGCTGTTCGAAGCGCTCTCGCCGTTGATCGAGGTGGGCGGGTACGCGTTCATGCTGATCCTGGCACTCACCGGGCACCTCAACTTGACCTTCGTGCTGCTGTTCCTGCTGCTGGCGCTGCTGTACGGCACGGTCGTGAGCGTTGCGGCACTCTCGATCGAACTGTTCATGCGGGTGCACTACGCCCGCCCGCAGCACCGCCTCCAGCTGCTCCTCACCGCCCTGCTGGAGAATTTCGGGTTCCGGCAGTGGCACGCCTGGGTGCGCTTCCGCGCCACCCTCAAGCTCGGTCAGAAGAAAGGCCAGTGGGGCGCCATGACCCGCCAGAAGATCACCGCCAGAAAATAA
- a CDS encoding GNAT family N-acetyltransferase — MTTSPPPFTIRAPTPDDRPAIVDIINTNVPTPYTPDTFAERMHDLRHTSGFFQDWVLEEASGRVRGISALYGPPLTTTALDLLLVVAPDARRRGYGSALLHHALDRARAQGAGRLEVSVRDLNPDSRAWADRRGFSLRFHRFESSLDLPAFDDAAHADLEGRRTRAGITWQDMDTLGRDEANWARLYTFFADRMWESPDYQDEPRWTVEQIRHVLRQDPNLRPAWIVLATRGEDWLGLCVLARHPRGALNFFTGVAPEARGMGVARALKVEVIRRARAAGFTEMFTQNLSTNAPMLSVNRRLGFKPRPGLWILRRTLS, encoded by the coding sequence ATGACCACCTCCCCCCCGCCCTTTACGATCCGCGCACCTACCCCGGATGACCGCCCGGCGATTGTCGACATCATCAACACGAACGTGCCAACGCCCTACACCCCCGACACGTTCGCTGAACGGATGCACGACCTCCGACACACCTCCGGCTTCTTTCAGGATTGGGTGCTCGAAGAGGCCAGCGGCCGCGTCCGTGGAATAAGTGCGCTATACGGCCCGCCGCTCACCACGACAGCACTCGATCTGCTCCTGGTCGTGGCCCCTGACGCCCGCCGGCGTGGCTATGGGTCGGCGCTGCTGCATCACGCCCTCGACCGTGCACGGGCCCAGGGTGCTGGACGCCTGGAGGTCAGCGTGCGTGACCTGAACCCGGACTCACGCGCCTGGGCAGATCGACGCGGCTTCTCCCTGCGCTTTCACCGCTTCGAATCCTCTCTCGACCTCCCGGCTTTCGACGACGCAGCCCATGCCGATCTGGAAGGCCGACGAACGCGTGCCGGCATCACCTGGCAGGACATGGACACGCTGGGCCGCGATGAGGCGAACTGGGCACGCTTGTACACCTTCTTCGCGGACCGGATGTGGGAATCGCCGGATTACCAGGATGAGCCGCGGTGGACCGTCGAGCAGATTCGGCACGTGCTCCGCCAGGATCCCAACCTTCGGCCGGCGTGGATCGTGCTGGCGACGCGGGGCGAGGACTGGCTGGGGCTCTGCGTGCTGGCGCGGCATCCGCGTGGCGCGCTCAACTTCTTCACGGGGGTGGCTCCGGAAGCGCGAGGGATGGGGGTGGCGCGGGCGCTGAAGGTGGAGGTGATTCGCCGGGCGCGCGCGGCGGGGTTCACGGAGATGTTCACGCAGAACCTCAGCACCAACGCGCCGATGCTGAGTGTGAACCGCCGTCTGGGGTTCAAGCCGCGCCCGGGCTTGTGGATCTTGAGGCGCACCCTGTCCTAA
- a CDS encoding TVP38/TMEM64 family protein, translating to MKLYLFLAFGLLLLLGAVFVVVEALGVPLLTDPTPWLRMGGVTGALVGTALLVADVLLPVPSSVVMVGYGSLYGVLIGTLLSLLGSVGAAMFGFLLGRRGGVWLTRFFPGDARQQAERVLGRYGLLAITVTRPVPLLAETLVVLAGTARLPAWQVALASALGSLPAALLYAVAGATAARTSWLWMIVVLIVSTALMWLVGRLLERRLVRTG from the coding sequence ATGAAACTGTACCTGTTTCTGGCCTTCGGGCTGCTGCTGCTGCTTGGCGCCGTGTTCGTGGTGGTCGAAGCTCTGGGCGTGCCGCTGCTGACCGATCCCACACCCTGGTTGCGGATGGGTGGCGTGACCGGCGCGCTGGTGGGAACGGCCCTGCTGGTCGCGGACGTGCTGCTGCCGGTGCCGTCCAGCGTGGTGATGGTCGGGTACGGGTCGCTGTACGGCGTGCTGATCGGAACGCTGCTGTCCCTGCTCGGCAGCGTTGGCGCAGCGATGTTCGGGTTCCTGCTGGGGCGCCGGGGTGGGGTCTGGCTGACCCGGTTCTTCCCAGGCGACGCCCGCCAGCAGGCCGAACGGGTCCTGGGCCGGTACGGGCTGCTGGCCATCACCGTCACCCGCCCGGTACCCCTCCTGGCGGAGACCCTGGTGGTGCTGGCCGGAACCGCCCGGTTACCCGCGTGGCAGGTCGCGCTGGCGTCCGCGCTCGGGTCGCTCCCGGCCGCCCTGCTGTATGCCGTGGCCGGCGCGACCGCCGCGCGGACGTCCTGGCTGTGGATGATCGTCGTGCTGATCGTGTCCACCGCATTGATGTGGCTGGTCGGCCGACTGCTCGAACGCCGCCTTGTGCGCACCGGTTGA
- a CDS encoding pyridoxamine 5'-phosphate oxidase family protein: MAKQFARMLPEHVTFIEQQRLFFTASAAPDGRVNVSPKGLDTLRVLDDATVAYLDLTGSGNESAAHLRVSPRFTLMFCAFEGAPLVLRLYGVGRVLRPGTPEFDRRAAHFTMLPGARQIIEVRVELVQTSCGFGVPVMTFQEDRTALTRQAEAWGPDGLTDYWRRKNVRSIDGLPTGLFREDEATETP, from the coding sequence GTGGCCAAGCAGTTTGCCCGGATGCTCCCGGAACACGTGACCTTTATCGAGCAGCAGAGGCTGTTCTTTACGGCCAGCGCCGCGCCCGACGGACGAGTGAACGTCTCCCCCAAGGGCCTTGACACCCTCCGCGTCCTCGACGATGCCACAGTTGCCTACCTGGACCTTACGGGCAGCGGCAATGAATCCGCAGCCCACCTCCGCGTGTCACCGCGGTTCACGCTGATGTTCTGTGCGTTCGAAGGTGCGCCCCTGGTCCTGCGGTTGTACGGCGTGGGCCGCGTGCTGCGGCCCGGGACACCTGAGTTCGACCGGCGGGCGGCGCATTTCACCATGCTGCCGGGCGCACGACAGATCATCGAGGTGCGGGTGGAACTCGTCCAGACCTCGTGCGGCTTCGGGGTTCCAGTGATGACGTTTCAAGAGGACCGGACGGCGCTGACCCGGCAGGCGGAAGCGTGGGGGCCGGACGGTTTGACGGACTACTGGCGACGCAAGAACGTGCGCAGCATCGATGGCCTGCCCACGGGTCTGTTCCGAGAGGACGAGGCGACCGAGACGCCGTAA
- a CDS encoding NPCBM/NEW2 domain-containing protein, whose protein sequence is MNRFVGPIVLSLLLAACGQRAATPSLDPYAAEYAAHPSQPWISSSVSALSLTPGVNTLYYETPTYASSGWGPIEVNRSNGGRAQLDGHPLTLGGEVFMKGYGVHSTSELRYALAGTGATCTRFSAIVGVDDEVGNRGSVVFQVWADGVKLADSGVLRGSDGIQTITADLTGRSNLRLVVTDAGDGNSYDHADWVNPIISCVASGLPDTTPPVLGACFFNVKSPSSQYFLLGLAQDERSVRRLRIYDADSNELLNSTDPADNTGKFSIDPGPPSATAPCAVQDQEPRHAYNWSTYVQALPFSARHLRLVAEDTSGNTTTKLLTMDQGAVRTSAMSPDHGRAGTVVTVTGIGFTADSVVHFGNGPDSELKPIVIDGNRLTFVVPALPPDAPRYVGDVFVTTPGTGVDRLNPYLTFSYDE, encoded by the coding sequence ATGAACCGATTCGTCGGACCCATCGTGCTGTCCCTGCTGCTGGCCGCGTGCGGTCAACGGGCCGCCACGCCCAGTCTGGACCCCTACGCTGCCGAGTACGCGGCCCACCCGTCCCAGCCGTGGATTTCCAGCAGCGTCTCCGCGCTGAGTCTCACGCCGGGCGTGAACACGCTGTACTACGAGACCCCCACGTACGCCAGCAGCGGCTGGGGGCCGATCGAGGTGAACCGCAGCAACGGTGGCCGCGCGCAGCTGGACGGCCACCCGCTCACCCTCGGCGGCGAGGTGTTCATGAAGGGGTATGGCGTGCACTCGACCTCCGAACTGAGGTACGCGCTGGCCGGAACGGGCGCCACCTGTACCCGCTTCTCGGCCATCGTGGGCGTCGATGACGAGGTGGGAAACAGAGGCAGTGTGGTGTTCCAGGTGTGGGCGGACGGGGTGAAGCTGGCCGACAGCGGGGTCCTGCGGGGCAGCGACGGGATCCAGACCATCACCGCGGACCTGACGGGCCGGTCGAACCTGCGCCTGGTGGTCACGGACGCGGGGGACGGGAACTCTTACGACCATGCCGACTGGGTCAACCCCATCATCTCCTGCGTGGCAAGTGGGTTGCCGGACACCACACCACCCGTCCTCGGCGCCTGCTTCTTCAATGTCAAGTCGCCCTCCAGTCAGTACTTCCTGCTGGGGCTGGCGCAGGACGAGCGGTCGGTCCGCCGTCTGCGCATCTACGACGCCGACTCGAACGAACTGCTGAACAGCACCGACCCGGCCGACAACACCGGCAAGTTCAGCATCGACCCGGGTCCACCCAGCGCCACGGCACCGTGTGCCGTGCAGGATCAGGAGCCACGGCACGCCTACAACTGGTCGACGTATGTCCAGGCCCTGCCGTTCAGTGCACGGCACCTCCGCCTGGTGGCCGAGGACACCTCCGGCAACACCACCACGAAGCTGCTGACCATGGATCAGGGCGCCGTGCGCACCTCGGCCATGTCGCCGGACCATGGACGGGCCGGCACGGTGGTGACCGTGACGGGCATTGGCTTTACGGCAGATTCGGTTGTTCACTTCGGCAATGGCCCGGACTCGGAATTGAAGCCCATAGTGATCGATGGGAACCGGCTGACCTTCGTCGTTCCAGCGCTCCCACCGGACGCGCCCAGATATGTGGGT